The Plasmodium vivax scf_6658 genomic scaffold, whole genome shotgun sequence DNA window aattaaaaaaattcatataattatatttatacaaaacTAACTTCATatacagaaatatttttcatttaatttggCCTTTATTTAGCAACATACTATTGTTTCATTTATTTCGCGGTCAATTATATTAACTCATAATAGTTTTTGCGatacaaaaattatgttaacacatttaaaataaattatttatatacgatttatttaaaagactatgcaaaaaaataatacagttcataaaaaaattctgcaAATACtttatgtattaaaattttaacaagcctgaaatttttattttattataatattttttaagctttTCTGTTGTACATAttccttcattttatatatacatgttcatttgcaataaaataaataattttaatattcctctttttttaaatttaatttttttYCTTTAATGAATAAGWATAGCSWAAATCTTTTATCMTTATGTATTTGCATATWATAATAAAAGTKCTTAGGTtcaattttccttttttttatatgtttacaYcatttataattttttattaacatttgtATTRATGTTACACAAGTGAAAAAYATATActgctgaatttttttaacttatagTTTGGAGCATTTATTTTGCccctatattttttaaaggaaaaataccgtgttataaaaaaaaaaggattaagCAATTACAGTTTTATGCGAATAATACGcctaattatttaaaaaWataacttaaaaattataattatccttataaaaatatatataatgggAAATGTTATCAAGActtttaacataaatgaatatataatataaattagaTCCCTTAATAAATGggattaataaatttttacaatgcGCGCACACGAAAATAGTACGTATAGGGGGAAGTACTGTTATGTGCATGATTTATTTcctatttataattacaatatattGGAttcccaaatttttttatttatgatacCTATGCTTAAGAGTTTTACACTTTATTAATATGAGGTATTCGATATATTACTTAAACTTATTCCTAgctatattaattatatacatatattttatatctaAAATTAGTGAACAtaacaaatatatcattagCTATAATATAAACTAATTTCTTATTTATTCAAATTAAATCATAAGATGAGTATCTAGAATGTTTTAGCATGcgtaaaatatgtttaatgtAAAAGCACATGctttcatataataaaaagacaaatatatcatatgtaGTAAACAAccaatatttaaattaacaaattagcGAAATATctacacgaaaaaaaacttttttttttataacaaatatttaattttaattatgatatattattagattaaaaatgacaaaataaaatgaaaacaaaaaaaaatattaattcataatttacatatatgttgtgtaaaataatatatgtaaactATATTCTTGAATTTTATAGTGTCATATCTTCgctataaatatacattcaGGTGATCTTACGTAATTACTGCAAATATCATGTTATCTTTCAACAGGATACACTAAAAAGTTTTATTGTAACATCCCTTTTTAATCGTTTATAacatcttttttaaattttatattttttcaaaatcttTCCCTATTATatactatattttatatatgaaaataacttatttttatttaatgtaaTTTTACTTATTCTTAAGCTGTttaactttatatatattcaaataatatcCTACTTCAGACGATGCatgtaatttatattgtcgaattatatttaatattttaattttccccatAATCCATTACTTCTTTAATATTATCAAAAGCAATACATatagattatttttttaattatataagaaCTAGCACAATTACTGtgtattttattgttattttttcttcattatttctGATAATAACGACTAAAAAAGTAGttcattttcatttcctATTAAAACAACTATTATAAAAGTTTTCTCTTAATGCACCTAACTAGTAATCATAGTCTCCCTCAGgttgataattcaaataataccTATCCGATTGAGAATCTAAAGACTCATTTTCTGAATCATACTTTACTAActctttttcatactcttcgtaataattatgttcaaATATCTTTTgctttcgttttcttttgggAAATCTCGATTTTAATCCAGATGTCTaacacataaatgaaaaataaaaagggtaaaaatatgtttactttataattatacatgcaaaagaaaattaaaatatatatcaaaaCGTAAGATTCATGCTTCTCAAAATCGACTGCGCATTTACCATGTTGTAATAGAAAAGAAAGTATATCGTTCCAAGTATTGCTACCCCCATGATGATGTTACGATAAAAGTTTGAGTCAACCTTATCAGATACACCTTCCAAAGGGCCAGGAGGATCAACAATGGGTACAGGTACTGTACTGTCTCTAATCTGTAAAGTAGCAGACACTGCTGCAAGAGCATTCTGTACAGAACTACCTCCTACTGGGGAACTCAAAGTTACTCTAGGTTGCATATTAGCTACTTGATTAGATAATCCTCCTCCAGCTACTGCACTATTACGTACTGTTGCTTCAGCTGCTGGACGTGGTGAACTTCCTACAGTTACATGACTGGTTGAACTTGTTAAACCTTTTGACCTATCAACAGTTACTATAGCTTctgttcccccttttgctcctTTATCCTTTGGTAAAACATCAGGTGATG harbors:
- a CDS encoding hypothetical protein (encoded by transcript PVX_020170A) encodes the protein ISYIYFKKYNDIKVNIKPEKKDECSKYFTYLTNFKSLYDKLKSDHCKPSFWPFSSSVPDYFNCTQTFDPKNLLSSVEGCKPNKPASSGFTFFGFLSGGSPSRTSGTGSAAVTKETTRAAGPEAKITGSAKNPSPDVLPKDKGAKGGTEAIVTVDRSKGLTSSTSHVTVGSSPRPAAEATVRNSAVAGGGLSNQVANMQPRVTLSSPVGGSSVQNALAAVSATLQIRDSTVPVPIVDPPGPLEGVSDKVDSNFYRNIIMGVAILGTIYFLFYYNMTSGLKSRFPKRKRKQKIFEHNYYEEYEKELVKYDSENESLDSQSDRYYLNYQPEGDYDY